A single region of the Gadus morhua chromosome 5, gadMor3.0, whole genome shotgun sequence genome encodes:
- the LOC115543590 gene encoding uncharacterized protein LOC115543590 isoform X2, translated as MPPRRKGPLRPVNSGSCSNSVEELAFRYMMCKVESSTDESDNSPRSSDTSTMALVTNGQEKIPLPKNMSSWSHKVGGRLPCYCRYLDPYDGSSEDSDESRHAAGLLRGRPRQHGCARSHFLCRSRRLVPLQPPASAPLEVTKREPRAPPPSTATTTTTTTTGSPLLTQQPADVLMDSDGSSSELWVSPRSPVSGRRVGRDPAGRTGSGHGRPEGEDDRFEDSGLHSAIRSPTPPPCARSPPHTAGAAGPSGPSDRSPGPSSDGCCLYKRKMMGPHVTGVGESGQRKRQCVVSMKEEPG; from the exons ATGCCACCTCGGAGGAAAGGTCCCTTGCGTCCTG TTAACAGTGGTAGCTGTTCGAACAGTGTGGAGGAGCTTGCTTTCCGATACATG ATGTGTAAAGTGGAGTCCAGCACGGATGAGTCAGACAACAGCCCAAGGTCATCAGATACCAGCACAATG GCCTTGGTGACTAACGGGCAGGAGAAAATACCTCTTCCAAAGAACATGTCATCATGGTCCCACAAGGTCGGGGGACGGCTTCCATGTTACTGCCGG TACCTGGACCCCTACGACGGGAGCTCAGAGGACTCCGATGAGTCCCGCCACGCTGCAGGCCTCCTGCGCGGGAGACCCAGGCAGCACGGGTGCGCCCGCAGCCACTTCCTGTGCCGGAGCAGACGCCTCGTCCCCCTCCAGCCACCGGCGTCGGCCCCCTTGGAGGTGACCAAGCGTGAGCCCCgggcgccccccccctccaccgccaccaccaccaccaccaccaccacagggtCGCCCCTGCTGACCCAGCAGCCGGCGGACGTCCTGATGGACTCGGACGGCAGCTCGTCCGAGCTCTGGGTTTCCCCCCGGTCCCCGGTGAGCGGCCGACGCGTCGGCCGGGACCCTGCGGGGAGGACGGGGTCCGGGCACGGCCGTCCTGAGGGAGAGGATGACCGCTTTGAGGACTCGGGGTTGCACAGCGCCATCAGATCCCCGACACCACCGCCCTGCGCACGGTCCCCCCCTCACACTGCGGGGGCAGCGGGGCCCAGCGGCCCCTCTGACAGGTCCCCTGGCCCCAGCAGCGATGGCTGCTGCTTGTACAAGAGGAAGATGATGGGGCCTCACGTGACGGGGGTGGGAGAGTCTgggcagaggaagaggcagtGTGTTGTCAGCATGAAGGAAGAGCCGGGGTAA
- the LOC115543590 gene encoding uncharacterized protein LOC115543590 isoform X1, whose translation MPPRRKGPLRPVNSGSCSNSVEELAFRYMEMCKVESSTDESDNSPRSSDTSTMALVTNGQEKIPLPKNMSSWSHKVGGRLPCYCRYLDPYDGSSEDSDESRHAAGLLRGRPRQHGCARSHFLCRSRRLVPLQPPASAPLEVTKREPRAPPPSTATTTTTTTTGSPLLTQQPADVLMDSDGSSSELWVSPRSPVSGRRVGRDPAGRTGSGHGRPEGEDDRFEDSGLHSAIRSPTPPPCARSPPHTAGAAGPSGPSDRSPGPSSDGCCLYKRKMMGPHVTGVGESGQRKRQCVVSMKEEPG comes from the exons ATGCCACCTCGGAGGAAAGGTCCCTTGCGTCCTG TTAACAGTGGTAGCTGTTCGAACAGTGTGGAGGAGCTTGCTTTCCGATACATG GAGATGTGTAAAGTGGAGTCCAGCACGGATGAGTCAGACAACAGCCCAAGGTCATCAGATACCAGCACAATG GCCTTGGTGACTAACGGGCAGGAGAAAATACCTCTTCCAAAGAACATGTCATCATGGTCCCACAAGGTCGGGGGACGGCTTCCATGTTACTGCCGG TACCTGGACCCCTACGACGGGAGCTCAGAGGACTCCGATGAGTCCCGCCACGCTGCAGGCCTCCTGCGCGGGAGACCCAGGCAGCACGGGTGCGCCCGCAGCCACTTCCTGTGCCGGAGCAGACGCCTCGTCCCCCTCCAGCCACCGGCGTCGGCCCCCTTGGAGGTGACCAAGCGTGAGCCCCgggcgccccccccctccaccgccaccaccaccaccaccaccaccacagggtCGCCCCTGCTGACCCAGCAGCCGGCGGACGTCCTGATGGACTCGGACGGCAGCTCGTCCGAGCTCTGGGTTTCCCCCCGGTCCCCGGTGAGCGGCCGACGCGTCGGCCGGGACCCTGCGGGGAGGACGGGGTCCGGGCACGGCCGTCCTGAGGGAGAGGATGACCGCTTTGAGGACTCGGGGTTGCACAGCGCCATCAGATCCCCGACACCACCGCCCTGCGCACGGTCCCCCCCTCACACTGCGGGGGCAGCGGGGCCCAGCGGCCCCTCTGACAGGTCCCCTGGCCCCAGCAGCGATGGCTGCTGCTTGTACAAGAGGAAGATGATGGGGCCTCACGTGACGGGGGTGGGAGAGTCTgggcagaggaagaggcagtGTGTTGTCAGCATGAAGGAAGAGCCGGGGTAA